The Diospyros lotus cultivar Yz01 chromosome 15, ASM1463336v1, whole genome shotgun sequence genome has a window encoding:
- the LOC127791957 gene encoding probable ubiquitin-conjugating enzyme E2 26 isoform X2, with product MESPPSLARYMPHQSKKRVFPGSSSSYVEPDVVEISPPGSWTTKPKSLKQKEVIHPEVINVDIEEDSGDVIFIDRKVDAHSRGKEALADFACSHINTAKAKSHDGVQSSKKSSILGLHSSFNLEGFSNDFPYDGDEYMDTYHDDLTHDSEYEYAILQAHFDSMDIPPGVEVPIPWFSGPAQTENNLATINTSNHSAFAIPLDASGTDSPYSHRGLELTQTGNKSISTSTSSLQTHVDAFGHPYRADLSSPWQHPEFAQDKKKIAGSTSSKFLSSQMEKGAHNQPTEYKSWRALGFSNGKKKPSGSGSTTGHSSHNLLGTVKPPSGKEPSYSGSYLHRCKKPVDNGSPNYSKVSAIQKKLSATQKVNLPSGVDAYMSGWPNSALFMPEPYLINDVYNSPDPLLPFIPKELPVSWVQDPANGQKSVTSAGSLTVPSSSPFVIPKYVDENEIMQKFELFKQFDMVQDHSDHHYSCKGSSTKQPSKSWAKKIQEEWRILEKDLPDTIFVRVYESRMDLLTAVIIGAEGTPYHDGLFFFDVFFPSGYPNVPPHVHYHSGGLRINPNLYNCGKVCLSLLNTWSGSQNEKWIPGVSTMLQVLVSIQGLILNAKPYFNEPGFARMSGSANGEKNSQQYNENTLILSLKTMVYTMRRPPKHFEDFVFGHFYKRAQDILVACKAYKDGAQVGCLAKGGVQDLDAGDKSCSQHFKDTLADYITVLVQTFSQIGAKDCEKFLSLAEKGNGRAPSVPKAPNYFDPLD from the exons GTTATTCATCCGGAAGTAATTAATGTTGACATTGAAGAAGATTCCGGAGATGTGATTTTCATTGATAGGAAAGTTGATGCACATAGCAGAGGCAAG GAAGCTTTGGCTGATTTTGCGTGTAGTCATATTAATACAGCAAAGGCTAAATCACATGATGGAGTTCAGTCTTCTAAGAAGAGTTCCATCCTAGGATTGCATAGTTCATTTAATTTGGAAGGTTTCAGCAATGATTTTCCTTATGATGGCGATGAGTATATGGATACATATCATGATGATTTAACACATGATAGTGAGTATGAGTATGCTATTTTGCAAGCCCATTTTGATAGCATGGATATTCCTCCTGGAGTTGAGGTTCCAATTCCTTGGTTCTCTGGTCCTGCTCAGACAGAAAATAATTTGGCTACAATAAATACTTCAAACCATTCAGCTTTTGCAATCCCATTAGATGCCTCTGGAACAGACTCACCTTATTCTCACAGGGGGCTGGAACTTACTCAAACTGGAAACAAATCAATTTCCACAAGCACTTCTAGTTTGCAAACGCATGTGGATGCCTTTGGTCACCCTTACAGGGCGGATCTGTCATCACCTTGGCAACACCCAGAATTTGCTCaggataagaaaaaaatagctGGTTCTACTAGTTCAAAGTTTTTGAGCTCACAAATGGAGAAAGGTGCCCATAATCAACCAACTGAATATAAATCTTGGCGTGCGCTGGGATTCTCCAATGGCAAAAAGAAGCCTTCTGGTTCTGGTAGTACAACTGGCCATTCGTCACATAACCTACTGGGCACTGTAAAGCCGCCTTCTGGAAAGGAACCATCCTATAGTGGCTCTTATCTTCACAGATGCAAGAAACCAGTTGACAATGGTAGTCCAAATTACTCAAAAGTTTCAGCAATCCAGAAAAAGCTTTCAGCAACGCAGAAAGTGAATCTTCCTTCTGGAGTAGATGCTTATATGTCTGGGTGGCCAAATTCTGCTTTATTTATGCCCGAACCATATCTCATTAATGATGTTTATAATTCACCTGATCCCTTGCTTCCCTTTATTCCAAAGGAGTTACCTGTCTCATGGGTCCAGGATCCTGCTAATGGTCAAAAGAGTGTGACTTCTGCAGGAAGCTTAACTGTCCCATCCAGTTCACCATTTGTCATTCCAAAGTATGTGGATGAGAATGAGATTATGCagaaatttgaactttttaaacAGTTTGATATGGTGCAAGATCATTCAGACCATCACTATTCTTGCAAAGGTTCTTCAACAAAGCAG CCATCAAAGAGTTGGGCGAAGAAGATACAGGAAGAGTGGAGGATTCTCGAGAAAGATTTGCCAG ATACAATATTTGTCAGGGTTTATGAATCAAGGATGGACCTATTGACAGCAGTTATTATAGGAGCTGAGGGGACTCCCTACCATgatggtctcttcttttttgatgttttctttCCTTCCGGTTATCCAAATGTCCCACCG CATGTGCACTACCATTCTGGTGGTCTTCGAATCAACCCAAATTTGTATAACTGTGGAAAAGTGTGCTTGAGTCTTCTTAACACCTGGAGTGGTAGCCAGAATGAGAAGTGGATTCCTGGTGTATCAACCATGCTACAAGTTTTGGTATCTATACAGGGGCTTATTTTGAATGCCAAGCCCTACTTCAATGAACCTGGTTTTGCAAGAATGAGTGGGTCGGCAAATGGAGAGAAGAATTCACAGCAATACAATGAAAATACACTTATCCTGTCACTGAAAACAATGGTGTACACAATGAGGAGGCCGCCAAAG CATTTTGAGGATTTTGTTTTCGGACATTTCTACAAGCGTGCTCAAGATATTTTGGTGGCATGCAAAGCCTATAAGGATGGAGCTCAAGTTGGTTGTCTTGCTAAAGGTGGGGTTCAGGATCTCGATGCAGGTGACAAGAGCTGTTCGCAGCATTTCAAAGATACTTTGGCCGACTATATCACTGTGCTTGTGCAAACATTTTCACAAATTGGGGCCAAGGACTGTGAGAAGTTCCTTTCCCTTGCGGAGAAAGGAAATGGTCGAGCACCCTCTGTGCCCAAGGCTCCAAACTATTTTGATCCTCTTGACTAG
- the LOC127791956 gene encoding uncharacterized protein LOC127791956: MVGAMNQLTWWLILCFLILLLSSIVSPTTSVSYSDHCASIVPESTPTDPDNTFYSHLQTLATHYHGGDRILGENSSYSGFKYASFRPTQNIYKTKANGVYLLHANLLFRSSNLVYVPRRNSTSARQSYDSSNSAWHNPLRFILRGFWSEKTGKLCMVGSASWYSTEGKLVNLEAVLKLSNPLNLTLDTSLVTGRLESLSPTNDPSYFEPISLLAVSSSKNYSYRLVMEEIGRGFPGGIDVPKTQSLGWQPGRTCSSLWRLNLDLNYANESSSRNCTPLGQDIDYLPQIMYLRSIQCSEDEHKARFLVGFGKDGYAGYYRSPFDPNTTLVAEASWDENKNQMRVVGCRILYSSDALGNARVGDCSTRLSFGFRAFQTIRIRSTLVGQIWTNKAANESGYFKRIEFGSSVDRMVRASRLRYEYTEIERARKSCPTKKPAKRKGRRYPKGDSYDMKFDMSVMESTRKVVAWGNAVPVSVGNKSYEAYGSWYYSRSTNVIPEAGEKKSARGPVNISYTISIQAYASSYRIYSTNSSISGYEAPSTNSSFIPRYGVRQISAEGVYNDETGQLCMVGCRQLGPDLRKLTNVSMDCDILLNFQFAPLNAKSGNTIKGSIESTREKNDSLFFEKLTLSSNAYYTSTAKQAVTRIDLEIVLALISNTLKCVFVGLQLWYVKKNPNVLPSMSLIMLVILTLGQMIPLVLNFEALFIGNRNRQNALLWSGGGLEVNEVIIRVVTMVAFLLQFRLLQLSWFARLGEGNQKGSWVAEKKVLFVSLPFYIAGVLIALMMKSGKNNVGYGQVVAVSYQYPPSSSASNYQGSVAHVWGALISYAGLVLDAFLLPQILLNIIQISEAKVLSHSFYIGTTLIRLLPHAYDLFRGHFGGFYFYADPSADFYSTTWDVIISCGGALSAAIIYLQQRFGSRCFLPRRFRAAQMYEKVPVVASNE; the protein is encoded by the coding sequence ATGGTTGGAGCAATGAATCAACTGACATGGTGGCTAATCCTTTGTTTCTTGATCCTGCTCCTCTCCAGCATCGTTTCTCCTACTACTTCAGTTTCCTACTCCGATCACTGCGCTTCAATCGTGCCAGAATCAACCCCAACCGATCCTGATAACACCTTCTACTCGCATCTCCAAACGTTGGCAACTCACTACCATGGCGGCGACAGAATTCTTGGCGAGAACTCATCCTATTCCGGCTTCAAATATGCCTCATTTCGGCCAACCCAAAACATCTATAAGACCAAAGCCAATGGCGTTTACTTGCTTCACGCCAACTTGCTCTTTCGATCATCGAATCTGGTTTATGTTCCTAGAAGGAATTCGACGAGTGCGCGCCAATCTTATGATTCCAGCAATTCTGCATGGCATAATCCGCTGAGGTTCATCTTAAGAGGGTTCTGGTCCGAGAAGACTGGGAAACTCTGCATGGTCGGCTCGGCTTCTTGGTATTCGACTGAAGGTAAACTTGTCAATCTTGAAGCAGTTCTTAAGCTTAGCAATCCACTGAATTTGACTCTTGATACTAGTTTGGTTACTGGAAGATTGGAGAGCTTGAGTCCTACTAACGATCCCAGTTACTTTGAGCCAATTTCTCTACTCGCAGTTTCTTCATCCAAAAATTACAGCTACAGGTTAGTCATGGAGGAAATTGGCAGGGGCTTTCCTGGTGGGATTGATGTCCCAAAAACCCAATCACTTGGCTGGCAACCAGGGCGGACCTGTTCAAGCCTATGGCGGCTAAATCTTGACTTGAACTATGCGAATGAGTCGTCTTCTCGGAACTGTACACCTCTTGGTCAGGATATTGActatttgcctcaaataatGTACTTGAGAAGCATTCAGTGTTCCGAGGATGAACACAAGGCTCGGTTCTTGGTAGGATTTGGAAAGGATGGCTATGCTGGGTATTACCGATCTCCTTTTGATCCCAACACAACGCTCGTGGCAGAAGCATCATGGGACGAAAACAAGAACCAGATGCGTGTTGTGGGTTGCCGAATCTTGTACTCAAGTGATGCTCTGGGAAACGCTCGTGTTGGTGACTGTTCAACCAGATTGAGCTTCGGGTTTCGTGCCTTCCAGACTATCAGAATCAGGAGCACACTTGTTGGCCAAATTTGGACCAACAAGGCTGCTAACGAGTCGGGGTACTTCAAGAGGATCGAGTTTGGAAGTTCTGTTGATAGGATGGTGAGGGCTTCGAGGTTGAGATACGAGTACACGGAAATTGAGAGAGCCCGGAAGTCATGCCCGACGAAGAAGCCTGCCAAGAGAAAGGGGCGGAGATATCCAAAGGGGGATTCTTATGATATGAAGTTTGACATGTCGGTAATGGAATCCACTAGGAAAGTTGTTGCCTGGGGGAATGCAGTTCCTGTCTCTGTGGGTAATAAGAGTTATGAGGCATATGGCAGCTGGTACTACTCGAGATCAACAAATGTAATTCCTGAAGCTGGGGAGAAGAAAAGTGCTAGAGGTCCAGTAAACATCAGCTACACAATAAGCATCCAAGCGTATGCATCAAGTTATAGGATTTATTCAACTAATTCATCAATATCAGGTTACGAGGCTCCTTCTACTAATTCATCATTCATACCCCGATATGGCGTCAGGCAAATTTCGGCTGAAGGGGTGTACAACGATGAAACAGGACAGCTTTGTATGGTTGGTTGCAGACAGCTTGGTCCAGACCTTAGGAAACTAACCAATGTTTCCATGGACTGTGACATTCTTCTCAACTTCCAGTTCGCGCCACTAAATGCCAAGAGTGGGAATACTATTAAGGGAAGCATTGAGAGCACGCGGGAGAAGAATGACTCTCTGTTCTTTGAGAAATTGACCTTGTCTTCAAACGCTTACTATACCTCAACAGCCAAGCAGGCAGTTACCCGTATTGATCTAGAGATTGTCTTGGCTTTGATCTCCAACACACTGAAATGTGTCTTTGTGGGATTACAACTCTGGTATGTGAAGAAGAATCCTAATGTGCTTCCCTCCATGTCCCTTATCATGCTTGTGATCCTCACCTTGGGGCAAATGATCCCTCTGGTTCTCAACTTTGAAGCTCTCTTTATTGGGAACAGAAATCGGCAGAATGCTCTGCTCTGGAGCGGTGGAGGGCTTGAAGTGAACGAGGTGATCATAAGAGTGGTCACAATGGTAGCTTTCTTGCTGCAGTTCCGGCTTCTCCAACTGTCATGGTTTGCGCGTTTGGGAGAGGGAAACCAAAAGGGCTCGTGGGTGGCCGAGAAGAAGGttttgtttgtttctctacCATTCTACATTGCCGGGGTACTCATCGCCTTGATGATGAAGTCGGGTAAGAACAACGTTGGCTATGGCCAGGTAGTGGCTGTATCGTATCAGTATCCTCCCTCTTCTTCTGCTTCTAATTACCAGGGCTCTGTGGCTCATGTCTGGGGGGCCTTAATCTCTTATGCTGGTCTGGTCCTCGACGCATTCCTTCTCCCTCAAATCCTACTCAACATAATCCAAATTTCAGAGGCAAAAGTCCTCTCTCACTCATTCTACATCGGAACCACCCTGATTCGCCTGCTGCCACATGCATATGATCTCTTCAGGGGCCACTTCGGAGGGTTCTACTTCTACGCAGATCCTAGTGCAGACTTCTACTCCACCACTTGGGATGTCATTATCTCCTGTGGAGGAGCTCTGTCTGCAGCCATCATCTACTTGCAGCAGCGGTTCGGCAGCCGCTGTTTCCTTCCCCGGCGATTTAGAGCGGCTCAAATGTATGAGAAGGTGCCGGTTGTAGCAAGCAATGAGTGA